One Spinacia oleracea cultivar Varoflay chromosome 4, BTI_SOV_V1, whole genome shotgun sequence DNA segment encodes these proteins:
- the LOC110801912 gene encoding stomatal closure-related actin-binding protein 2 isoform X4 — protein sequence MVSSGGNIHHFEGCGGANKPIYAPEPLDVGKILRADVVSDSQTISVTTVATVDPAPGLTSYVQSLQRRSNAEFHVLISQMNGHDYPSHSVHVFHVGKSRIKLSRGWINKTRESYSTSMQLCGVRGGGNAASKSLFWQARKGISFVLTFEYERDKNAAIIIARKYALDSHV from the exons ATGGTTAGCAGTGGAGGAAATATTCATCATTTCGAAGGTTGTGGAG GTGCCAACAAACCAATTTATGCACCGGAACCCTTAGACGTGGGCAAAATATTACGAGCTGATGTTGTTTCTGATAGTCAGACAATTTCCGTGACAACTGTTGCTACCGTTGACCCTG CTCCTGGATTGACAAGCTACGTGCAATCGCTTCAGCGGAGATCCAATGCTGAATTCCAT GTTTTGATATCACAGATGAATGGACATGATTATCCATCACATTCTGTTCATGTATTCCACGTAGGAAAATCGAGAATAAAACTTAGTAGAGGATGGATAAATAAAACCAGAGAGTCTTATTCTACATCAATGCAG CTATGTGGTGTAAGAGGAGGTGGGAATGCTGCTTCCAAATCATTGTTCTGGCAAGCAAGGAAGGGAATTTCCTTTGTTTTGACATTCGAATATGAAAGAGACAAAAATGCTGCCATTATCATAGCAAGAAAATATGCTCTTGATTCTCAT GTGTGA
- the LOC110801912 gene encoding stomatal closure-related actin-binding protein 2 isoform X3 yields MVSSGGNIHHFEGCGGANKPIYAPEPLDVGKILRADVVSDSQTISVTTVATVDPAPGLTSYVQSLQRRSNAEFHVLISQMNGHDYPSHSVHVFHVGKSRIKLSRGWINKTRESYSTSMQLCGVRGGGNAASKSLFWQARKGISFVLTFEYERDKNAAIIIARKYALDSHVVLAGPDE; encoded by the exons ATGGTTAGCAGTGGAGGAAATATTCATCATTTCGAAGGTTGTGGAG GTGCCAACAAACCAATTTATGCACCGGAACCCTTAGACGTGGGCAAAATATTACGAGCTGATGTTGTTTCTGATAGTCAGACAATTTCCGTGACAACTGTTGCTACCGTTGACCCTG CTCCTGGATTGACAAGCTACGTGCAATCGCTTCAGCGGAGATCCAATGCTGAATTCCAT GTTTTGATATCACAGATGAATGGACATGATTATCCATCACATTCTGTTCATGTATTCCACGTAGGAAAATCGAGAATAAAACTTAGTAGAGGATGGATAAATAAAACCAGAGAGTCTTATTCTACATCAATGCAG CTATGTGGTGTAAGAGGAGGTGGGAATGCTGCTTCCAAATCATTGTTCTGGCAAGCAAGGAAGGGAATTTCCTTTGTTTTGACATTCGAATATGAAAGAGACAAAAATGCTGCCATTATCATAGCAAGAAAATATGCTCTTGATTCTCAT GTAGTACTTGCTGGACCTGATGAGTGA
- the LOC130471973 gene encoding uncharacterized protein — MGETNSSSTNNLNPYKDPLFIAVNESAATPLGSILFDGKNFLNWSRSIRIALGAKNKLGFLEGKHPKPSEGPDEIQKWTRCDYMVRSWLLATMKPEVASSLVTMQSTKRLWEEIVERHGQTSAPLLFQLKKDMWELQQGYLSVSEYYCKLKDFWDQISEIEDIPECSCGALAKCSCSIVKKMIERESSTKLMKFLMGLNSDYEQMKTNFLGMDPLMPVNKVYNLVMQVEKQKQITGEISIGSQTSALAANRQGESLGPLMNFNKREYKKMRLEKIERDAKKCQHCGMKGHLREECFKLVGYPDWFKNNPKGKGNTRQAANATRSEEEYSGDNPLEFGNAGGNAMKHDDKFISSVVQEVMKAIGEKQNATASSHNNFAGKEILSNAVNHYDDSYCNTWLIDSGASDHMTGNKSVLTNMRTLDKQIRVGLPDGNVKTVKEIGDVKLNDNVTLFDVLYVSDFKHNLLSVSKLVHKDDLKLLFDKHGCSLQGLSTEDNVVFGENESDLYKLINFEN; from the exons ATGGGTGAAACAAATTCCTCCTCAACAAACAACCTGAATCCCTACAAAGATCCTCTCTTTATTGCAGTAAATGAGAGTGCTGCAACACCACTTGGAAGTATCTTGTTTGATGGAAAGAATTTCCTGAATTGGAGCAGAAGCATCAGGATTGCTCTTGGTGCCAAGAACAAACTGGGATTCTTAGAAGGGAAGCATCCTAAACCTTCTGAAGGTCCTGATGAAATCCAGAAATGGACTAGATGTGATTATATGGTGAGGTCATGGTTGTTGGCCACCATGAAGCCTGAAGTTGCAAGCAGCCTTGTGACTATGCAATCAACTAAGAGGTTGTGGGAAGAAATTGTTGAAAGGCATGGGCAAACAAGTGCTCCTCTTCTCTTTCAACTGAAAAAAGACATGTGGGAACTGCAGCAAGGGTATCTCAGTGTAAGTGAATACTACTGCAAATTGAAGGATTTTTGGGATCAAATCTCAGAAATTGAAGACATACCAGAGTGTTCTTGTGGAGCTCTGGCAAAATGCAGCTGCAGCATTGTCAAAAAAATGATTGAGAGGGAATCATCCACCAAGCTCATGAAGTTTCTCATGGGTCTGAACTCTGATTATGAGCAGATGAAGACAAATTTCCTTGGGATGGATCCACTGATGCCTGTGAACAAGGTGTACAATCTAGTCATGCAGGTTGAGAAACAAAAGCAGATCACAGGAGAAATCAGTATTGGGAGTCAAACAAGTGCTCTAGCAGCAAACAGGCAAGGAGAGAGTCTTGGTCCTCTGATGAACTTTAATAAGAGAGAATACAAAAAAATGAGACTTGAGAAGATTGAAAGAGATGCAAAGAAATGTCAGCATTGTGGAATGAAGGGACATTTAAGGGAAGAGTGTTTTAAGCTAGTTGGATATCCTGACTGGTTTAAGAACAATCCAAAGGGAAAAGGAAACACAAGACAAGCTGCAAATGCAACTAGGAGTGAAGAAGAATATTCTGGAGACAATCCCCTGGAGTTTGGAAATGCAGGAGGTAATGCAATGAAACATGATGACAAGTTCATTTCTTCTGTTGTACAGGAAGTGATGAAAGCAATTGGTGAGAAGCAGAATGCAACAGCTAGCAGTCACAACAACTTTGCAGGTAAAGAAATTCTTTCTAATGCAGTGAATCATTATGATGACTCTTACTGTAATACATGGCTCATAGATTCAGGAGCTAGTGATCACATGACAGGAAACAAAAGTGTTCTTACTAACATGAGAACATTAGACAAGCAGATAAGGGTAGGATTACCTGATGGAAATGTCAAAACAGTTAAAGAAATAGGAGATGTGAAATTGAATGATAATGTGACTCTTTTTGATGTGTTATATGTAAGTGATTTCAAACACAACTTGCTGTCAGTGAGCAAATTGGTTCACAAAGATGACCTGAAGCTTTTATTTGATAAACATGGGTGTTCTCTTCAGGGCCTTTCCACTGAAGATAATGTAGTGTTTGGAGAGAATGAAAGTGATCTGTACAAGCTGATCAACTTTGAAA ACTAG
- the LOC110801912 gene encoding stomatal closure-related actin-binding protein 2 isoform X2: MVSSGGNIHHFEGANKPIYAPEPLDVGKILRADVVSDSQTISVTTVATVDPAPGLTSYVQSLQRRSNAEFHVLISQMNGHDYPSHSVHVFHVGKSRIKLSRGWINKTRESYSTSMQLCGVRGGGNAASKSLFWQARKGISFVLTFEYERDKNAAIIIARKYALDSHLLGVKMLLGSRVSATFHFKIW, encoded by the exons ATGGTTAGCAGTGGAGGAAATATTCATCATTTCGAAG GTGCCAACAAACCAATTTATGCACCGGAACCCTTAGACGTGGGCAAAATATTACGAGCTGATGTTGTTTCTGATAGTCAGACAATTTCCGTGACAACTGTTGCTACCGTTGACCCTG CTCCTGGATTGACAAGCTACGTGCAATCGCTTCAGCGGAGATCCAATGCTGAATTCCAT GTTTTGATATCACAGATGAATGGACATGATTATCCATCACATTCTGTTCATGTATTCCACGTAGGAAAATCGAGAATAAAACTTAGTAGAGGATGGATAAATAAAACCAGAGAGTCTTATTCTACATCAATGCAG CTATGTGGTGTAAGAGGAGGTGGGAATGCTGCTTCCAAATCATTGTTCTGGCAAGCAAGGAAGGGAATTTCCTTTGTTTTGACATTCGAATATGAAAGAGACAAAAATGCTGCCATTATCATAGCAAGAAAATATGCTCTTGATTCTCAT CTCCTAGGTGTGAAGATGTTACTGGGTTCCAGGGTGTCTGCAACGTTTCACTTCAAAATATGGTAA
- the LOC110801912 gene encoding stomatal closure-related actin-binding protein 2 isoform X1 has translation MVSSGGNIHHFEGCGGANKPIYAPEPLDVGKILRADVVSDSQTISVTTVATVDPAPGLTSYVQSLQRRSNAEFHVLISQMNGHDYPSHSVHVFHVGKSRIKLSRGWINKTRESYSTSMQLCGVRGGGNAASKSLFWQARKGISFVLTFEYERDKNAAIIIARKYALDSHLLGVKMLLGSRVSATFHFKIW, from the exons ATGGTTAGCAGTGGAGGAAATATTCATCATTTCGAAGGTTGTGGAG GTGCCAACAAACCAATTTATGCACCGGAACCCTTAGACGTGGGCAAAATATTACGAGCTGATGTTGTTTCTGATAGTCAGACAATTTCCGTGACAACTGTTGCTACCGTTGACCCTG CTCCTGGATTGACAAGCTACGTGCAATCGCTTCAGCGGAGATCCAATGCTGAATTCCAT GTTTTGATATCACAGATGAATGGACATGATTATCCATCACATTCTGTTCATGTATTCCACGTAGGAAAATCGAGAATAAAACTTAGTAGAGGATGGATAAATAAAACCAGAGAGTCTTATTCTACATCAATGCAG CTATGTGGTGTAAGAGGAGGTGGGAATGCTGCTTCCAAATCATTGTTCTGGCAAGCAAGGAAGGGAATTTCCTTTGTTTTGACATTCGAATATGAAAGAGACAAAAATGCTGCCATTATCATAGCAAGAAAATATGCTCTTGATTCTCAT CTCCTAGGTGTGAAGATGTTACTGGGTTCCAGGGTGTCTGCAACGTTTCACTTCAAAATATGGTAA